In Spirosoma aureum, a single genomic region encodes these proteins:
- a CDS encoding OmpH family outer membrane protein, with translation MNKNLVMAFATALLVGGLSAQAQAQTTTAAPTTTAAGPLKLGYTNIDYILAQTPEAKDIQNQLTIQRTQSENELKRMQKELEDKYGAYEKGAAQMTDVIRKDRETELQGLQARIQEFGRTAEQSLQTKYGQLVNPVVQKIQKAIDAVAKENAYTYVFNLDAGANTTPILLVAPEDNNITELVLKKLGIDPAKIAAPANNANKPANAGTGSTATPAAPKKN, from the coding sequence ATGAACAAAAACCTCGTCATGGCATTCGCAACAGCCCTTTTAGTGGGCGGTCTGAGTGCACAGGCACAAGCTCAAACAACAACGGCGGCTCCGACCACAACCGCAGCTGGCCCGCTGAAGTTAGGCTATACGAATATCGACTATATCCTGGCTCAAACGCCTGAAGCAAAAGACATCCAGAATCAATTGACCATCCAGCGCACACAGTCTGAAAACGAACTGAAGCGGATGCAAAAAGAACTGGAAGATAAATATGGTGCCTACGAAAAAGGCGCAGCTCAGATGACCGATGTCATCCGTAAAGACCGTGAAACCGAACTGCAGGGATTGCAGGCACGGATTCAGGAATTTGGCCGGACAGCTGAGCAATCTTTGCAAACAAAATACGGACAGCTGGTCAATCCGGTTGTGCAAAAAATTCAGAAGGCAATTGATGCTGTTGCGAAAGAAAACGCATACACGTACGTCTTCAATCTGGACGCAGGTGCCAACACGACGCCAATTCTGCTAGTTGCCCCCGAAGACAACAACATTACCGAGCTGGTATTGAAAAAGCTGGGTATTGACCCTGCTAAAATTGCAGCACCGGCAAACAATGCCAATAAACCGGCTAATGCTGGTACAGGATCAACGGCAACACCCGCTGCCCCTAAGAAAAACTAA
- a CDS encoding OmpH family outer membrane protein gives MKKGLFFILLCAVCLAIPAQAQKFGYVDSEFILGKMPEYQKALSEIDKFADKWSKDIQDKYVEIEKLQKGYQAEEILLTEDMKRDRQRVLSEKEREAREYNNKVFGYQGLLFEKKKELMKAPMELINRAIEKVSLQKKLDFMFDKASDFVMLYTNPRHDYTDYVMEELGLDAANKPKPTAAAPTTPTQPVGNSPDNKTTTKPK, from the coding sequence ATGAAAAAGGGCCTTTTTTTTATACTTTTGTGCGCCGTTTGTCTAGCCATACCCGCACAGGCACAAAAGTTTGGGTATGTAGATTCAGAATTCATTTTAGGCAAGATGCCCGAATACCAAAAGGCATTGAGCGAAATTGATAAGTTTGCAGATAAGTGGTCGAAGGATATTCAGGATAAATACGTCGAGATTGAGAAACTCCAGAAGGGGTATCAGGCTGAAGAAATCCTGCTGACCGAAGACATGAAACGCGACCGGCAACGAGTGCTTAGCGAAAAGGAACGTGAAGCGCGCGAATACAATAACAAGGTATTTGGCTATCAGGGACTGCTTTTTGAGAAAAAGAAAGAACTAATGAAAGCCCCGATGGAATTAATCAATCGGGCCATCGAAAAAGTATCCTTGCAGAAAAAGCTGGACTTTATGTTCGACAAAGCATCTGATTTTGTGATGCTGTACACAAATCCACGCCATGATTACACGGACTATGTGATGGAAGAACTGGGTCTGGATGCAGCCAATAAACCGAAACCAACTGCTGCTGCTCCCACTACCCCAACACAACCAGTAGGTAACAGTCCAGATAATAAAACAACCACAAAACCGAAGTAG
- the bamA gene encoding outer membrane protein assembly factor BamA — MEHRIKLILGAILLLISLYPSTLKAQVRVGVGRGTETPLSNDELLNYASPKDYEIAGLTVTGTRYLDPNSLVSLAGLKVGDKIRIPGEAVGSSVRKLMESGLLDNVELFANHAGEGKVSLMFRVQERPRLYRVSFLGVKKGEQDQLKDKVKLNLGKIVSNTITKNTQMAVRKFFVDKGYLNTKVKITTVPDSARNNATMRVLVDKGQKVKIAKITFEGQTELDESAVRMKMKSTKEKRFGRLFTPSKFVPKKYEEDKQKLIEYYNKLGYRDAVIEKDTIIHNSDKTININMALNEGHRYYYRNIDFSGNYLYPATRLRDVLGVQKGDVYNPEDLEKKLNGNPGQDLSSLYMDDGYLYYNAQPIEKSIDGDSIDLEIRIFEGKQATINRVILNGNSKTSDHVVMRSIRTLPGQKFSKTNLIRTQRELATLGYFDPEKIGINPVPQSDGTVDIEYTVEEKPSDQIELSGGWGGYVGFVGTLGLTFNNFSARNIPNFSAWRPLPAGDGQRVQLRFQANGSQYQVYSLSFTEPWLGGRKPNALTVSASHTVYKTFYDPSNPYSIYQSLQGRTPTGSYTNTAITLGLGRQLKVPDDYFSLSNSLSYQRYDLNNLDLFYIGYKNGISNNFTFNTTISRNSIDNPQFPRSGSSFTLSGSFTPPYSAFRTTTTNEKPEDKYKFVEYHKWMFDASWFQTVFGKLVLNTRAHMGFLGSYNKRTTIGPFERFVLGGSGLAGQGQFALAQDIIGLRGYDDRSVYTADYDRVPDGNARSQGGVVYNKFVAELRYPVSLNPSATIFVLTFLEAGNNWASYKQYNPFDLKRSVGFGARIFMPAFGLIGIDYGYGFDKIPGIKDKASGQFHFTIGQQFR; from the coding sequence TTGGAACACCGTATAAAACTCATACTGGGAGCCATTTTATTGCTCATTAGTTTATATCCGTCCACACTTAAGGCACAGGTACGGGTAGGCGTCGGGCGAGGTACAGAAACGCCACTCAGCAACGATGAACTGCTGAACTACGCCAGTCCCAAAGATTATGAAATTGCCGGATTAACCGTAACAGGTACTCGCTACCTCGACCCCAATTCGCTTGTATCACTGGCTGGTCTAAAAGTCGGCGATAAAATTCGTATCCCTGGCGAAGCAGTTGGCTCATCGGTCCGCAAACTGATGGAATCAGGTCTGCTCGATAATGTTGAGTTGTTCGCGAATCACGCTGGCGAAGGCAAAGTTTCCCTCATGTTCCGGGTTCAGGAACGCCCCAGGCTTTATAGAGTCAGTTTCCTTGGCGTCAAAAAAGGCGAGCAAGATCAGCTTAAAGACAAGGTAAAACTGAATCTGGGTAAGATTGTCTCCAATACAATCACCAAAAACACCCAGATGGCCGTCCGTAAATTCTTCGTAGACAAAGGCTATCTCAATACGAAAGTTAAAATTACGACCGTACCCGATAGTGCCCGTAACAACGCAACGATGCGGGTGCTGGTCGACAAGGGGCAGAAGGTAAAAATTGCAAAAATCACATTCGAAGGCCAAACTGAACTCGATGAATCAGCCGTTCGGATGAAAATGAAGAGTACAAAGGAGAAACGGTTCGGCCGTTTGTTCACACCGTCGAAATTCGTTCCTAAAAAATACGAGGAAGACAAGCAGAAACTGATCGAATACTATAATAAGCTCGGCTATCGGGATGCTGTTATCGAAAAAGATACCATCATTCATAACAGCGACAAAACGATCAATATCAACATGGCTCTGAACGAAGGGCATAGATACTACTACCGTAATATCGACTTTTCGGGCAATTACCTGTATCCGGCTACCCGGTTACGTGATGTGCTCGGCGTTCAGAAGGGCGATGTCTATAACCCGGAAGACCTGGAGAAAAAGCTGAATGGTAATCCCGGACAGGACTTGAGTTCGCTGTATATGGACGATGGTTATCTGTACTACAATGCCCAGCCTATCGAAAAAAGCATCGATGGTGATTCGATAGACCTCGAAATTCGAATTTTTGAAGGAAAGCAGGCCACGATCAATCGTGTTATTCTGAACGGCAACTCCAAAACCAGCGATCACGTTGTCATGCGCTCCATCCGGACGCTGCCCGGTCAGAAATTCTCTAAAACGAACCTGATTCGTACGCAACGGGAACTGGCTACTCTGGGCTACTTTGATCCCGAGAAAATTGGGATCAACCCTGTTCCGCAGAGTGATGGTACGGTAGATATTGAGTACACTGTTGAAGAGAAACCTTCTGACCAAATCGAATTATCGGGCGGTTGGGGTGGCTATGTGGGTTTCGTTGGCACGCTCGGTCTGACCTTTAACAACTTCTCAGCTCGTAATATTCCGAACTTTAGCGCCTGGCGTCCACTACCCGCTGGCGATGGACAGCGCGTTCAACTGCGTTTTCAGGCCAATGGTAGCCAATATCAGGTGTATTCACTCTCGTTCACCGAACCCTGGCTTGGTGGCCGGAAACCAAATGCACTTACCGTCAGTGCCAGCCACACCGTCTATAAAACGTTCTACGATCCAAGCAACCCATATAGTATTTATCAAAGTCTGCAAGGCCGGACCCCAACCGGATCGTATACCAATACCGCAATTACCCTTGGGTTAGGCCGCCAGTTGAAGGTTCCTGATGACTATTTCTCGCTGAGCAATTCGTTATCGTATCAACGGTACGACCTGAATAACCTGGATTTGTTCTATATCGGCTATAAAAACGGTATATCGAACAACTTCACATTTAACACAACCATCTCGCGAAACAGTATCGATAACCCGCAGTTCCCGCGTTCGGGTTCGTCGTTTACGTTAAGCGGCTCGTTTACGCCCCCTTACTCGGCTTTCCGGACAACCACAACGAACGAGAAGCCAGAGGACAAATACAAGTTTGTCGAATACCACAAATGGATGTTTGACGCAAGCTGGTTCCAGACGGTGTTTGGGAAGCTGGTCTTGAACACACGGGCTCATATGGGCTTTTTGGGAAGCTACAACAAGCGCACAACGATCGGGCCATTTGAGCGGTTTGTACTGGGTGGATCAGGTCTGGCAGGACAAGGTCAGTTTGCGCTGGCACAGGACATTATCGGTCTACGCGGTTACGATGACCGTAGCGTCTATACCGCCGATTATGACCGGGTTCCCGATGGCAATGCCCGCAGTCAGGGTGGGGTTGTTTATAATAAATTCGTTGCTGAATTACGGTATCCGGTTTCGCTTAACCCATCCGCTACCATTTTCGTGCTAACATTCCTTGAAGCCGGCAATAACTGGGCGAGTTATAAACAATACAATCCATTCGACCTGAAACGGTCGGTTGGTTTTGGTGCGCGGATCTTCATGCCTGCCTTTGGCCTGATCGGTATTGACTATGGATATGGTTTCGATAAGATCCCAGGCATCAAAGACAAGGCATCGGGTCAGTTCCACTTCACGATTGGTCAGCAATTCAGATAA
- a CDS encoding isoprenyl transferase yields the protein MKELIDPSNLPQHIAVIMDGNGRWAKRQGAARVFGHRNAIKAVREVTEGCAELGVKFLTLYAFSTENWNRPKFEVDALMTLLVHTIRGEIKTLMDNNVRLTTIGNTESLPSDCQRELAEAMRETSGNTGLTLVLALSYSGRWEILEAVRQIATDVSNGRLAMSEINESLFGSYLTTDGIPDPELMIRTSGEMRISNFMLWQLAYSELYMPDVLWPDFRRNHLYEAILSYQQRERRFGKTSEQLVK from the coding sequence ATGAAGGAACTCATTGACCCGAGCAATCTGCCTCAACATATAGCCGTTATCATGGACGGAAACGGACGTTGGGCAAAACGGCAGGGAGCTGCCCGGGTGTTTGGCCATCGGAATGCCATTAAGGCTGTGCGCGAAGTAACGGAGGGCTGTGCCGAGCTGGGCGTTAAGTTTTTAACGCTGTATGCCTTTTCAACAGAGAACTGGAATCGACCAAAATTTGAAGTCGATGCGCTCATGACACTGTTGGTTCACACCATTAGGGGTGAAATAAAAACCCTCATGGATAACAACGTGCGACTGACGACCATCGGCAACACGGAGAGCTTACCGTCTGACTGCCAGCGCGAACTGGCAGAAGCGATGCGCGAAACATCGGGGAATACTGGTCTAACGCTGGTATTGGCATTAAGTTATAGTGGACGCTGGGAAATTCTGGAAGCAGTTCGGCAGATTGCTACAGATGTAAGCAATGGCAGGCTGGCAATGAGTGAAATAAATGAGTCGCTATTCGGAAGCTATCTCACAACGGACGGCATCCCCGATCCTGAGCTGATGATCCGAACGAGTGGCGAAATGCGTATCAGTAACTTCATGCTTTGGCAGCTGGCCTATTCGGAACTTTACATGCCCGATGTGCTCTGGCCCGATTTCCGGAGAAACCATTTGTATGAAGCCATTTTGAGTTATCAACAACGAGAACGCCGGTTTGGCAAAACCAGCGAACAACTAGTAAAATAA
- a CDS encoding fasciclin domain-containing protein, with product MNTPFSLLLSRLAIFGLLLTASLSCTKKDDTVADPKTITDQILEDKQYTLLRSAMMYSGAGDALKAANLTFFAPNDAAFQASGITSEAMIMAMTKDQVKNILLYHVLYAPVTIAKIPTGQNAVQTASQGVAYINNTGGGTIYVNNAKITQPDIKAANGIIHIIDRVLTPSTGSVLTTIQGNSKLTFLAAAIKRIGATNSTLVTSLSNTSSGNPLTIFAPNDDAFIAAGYKTLSSVETAAPLALSSLVSYHVLPGASLTYQIQTGSVNTLLSNSKLNLTATNGVVTVKGNKNSTAATIKTADLVANNGVIHIIDQVLQP from the coding sequence ATGAATACCCCTTTTTCGTTGCTCCTGAGCCGATTGGCTATTTTCGGGCTGTTGCTAACGGCATCGCTGAGTTGTACTAAAAAAGATGATACGGTTGCTGATCCGAAAACCATAACGGATCAGATCCTGGAAGATAAGCAGTATACATTACTGCGCTCAGCCATGATGTATTCTGGCGCCGGTGATGCGCTTAAAGCGGCTAACCTGACATTTTTCGCGCCAAATGATGCTGCCTTTCAGGCGTCCGGAATAACATCCGAAGCCATGATCATGGCCATGACTAAAGATCAGGTAAAGAATATTCTGCTGTATCATGTGCTATACGCACCCGTTACGATCGCCAAGATTCCAACTGGTCAGAATGCCGTTCAGACGGCTAGCCAGGGTGTGGCCTACATAAACAACACGGGTGGAGGAACGATTTACGTCAATAATGCGAAAATTACACAGCCCGATATCAAAGCCGCTAATGGAATTATTCACATTATTGATCGGGTGTTGACTCCTTCTACGGGTTCGGTTCTGACAACAATTCAGGGAAATTCTAAACTAACCTTTCTGGCAGCTGCCATAAAACGGATTGGTGCTACCAATTCAACGCTCGTGACTTCGCTCAGTAATACGTCGTCTGGAAATCCACTGACGATTTTTGCGCCGAATGATGATGCCTTTATTGCCGCTGGTTATAAAACGCTATCTTCAGTCGAGACGGCTGCGCCATTGGCGCTTTCGTCATTAGTGTCCTACCATGTTTTACCTGGAGCCTCGTTGACCTACCAGATCCAGACGGGTTCGGTTAACACCTTGTTGAGCAATAGCAAGCTTAATTTAACGGCCACTAATGGTGTTGTGACGGTTAAGGGGAATAAAAATTCAACGGCGGCCACAATCAAAACCGCCGATCTGGTTGCCAACAACGGAGTCATTCATATTATTGACCAGGTGTTGCAACCCTGA
- a CDS encoding MBL fold metallo-hydrolase encodes MWSKLLLILGLLILVVIIMAVVVGYMVSGPRYRGPVSDHFDGKEFHNLNDVQAKGFREVIGWMINRQQGPWPAYHDDQPGPPPPARVNGRTVRVTFINHSTVLLQFDGLNVLTDPIYYERTSPFQFAGPKRNNPPGIRFDDLPKIDVLLLSHNHWDHLDIGTVRKLCNRDQPRVFCSLGVKAFLEKEGCRNVQEMDWHQSLAVNDSTKIHCVPAQHFSGRGLFDRNATLWAGYIIDSKVAGKLYFVGDTGYGPFLKDIGRQFGPLRLALIPIGAYKPPWFMSPIHCSPVEAVQIHTDVRSEQSVAIHFGTFPLADDGATEPVDDLVKALVAKNIPADRFKALKAGTSFVLN; translated from the coding sequence ATGTGGTCTAAACTACTACTTATACTGGGGTTATTGATTCTGGTAGTTATCATAATGGCCGTAGTAGTAGGCTATATGGTTTCGGGTCCCCGGTATAGGGGGCCAGTGAGCGATCATTTCGACGGAAAGGAATTTCATAATCTTAATGATGTGCAAGCCAAAGGATTTCGGGAAGTCATTGGCTGGATGATAAACCGCCAGCAGGGACCCTGGCCCGCTTATCATGATGACCAGCCTGGTCCGCCACCACCGGCACGCGTAAATGGTCGAACGGTACGGGTAACATTTATCAACCATTCAACGGTGTTGCTTCAGTTCGATGGACTCAACGTACTGACTGACCCCATTTATTACGAACGGACCAGCCCGTTTCAGTTTGCCGGACCAAAGCGCAACAACCCGCCCGGTATTCGGTTTGATGATCTTCCTAAAATCGATGTGCTGCTGTTAAGCCACAATCATTGGGACCACCTGGATATTGGAACCGTCCGGAAACTCTGTAACCGAGACCAGCCAAGGGTATTTTGCTCGCTCGGCGTAAAGGCATTTCTGGAAAAAGAGGGTTGTCGTAACGTTCAGGAAATGGATTGGCACCAGTCGCTTGCTGTGAACGACAGCACAAAAATTCACTGTGTTCCGGCACAGCATTTTTCAGGGCGGGGACTGTTTGATCGGAATGCTACCCTATGGGCTGGCTATATAATTGACAGCAAAGTCGCCGGAAAATTGTATTTTGTGGGTGATACGGGGTATGGTCCTTTTTTGAAGGATATTGGCCGACAGTTTGGCCCGTTACGGCTGGCATTGATACCGATTGGCGCTTATAAACCACCGTGGTTTATGTCGCCAATTCACTGTTCGCCGGTCGAAGCTGTGCAGATACATACCGATGTTCGATCAGAACAAAGTGTGGCGATTCACTTCGGAACGTTCCCACTGGCCGATGACGGAGCAACCGAACCGGTAGACGATTTGGTAAAGGCTTTAGTAGCGAAAAACATACCGGCGGATCGCTTCAAGGCGTTAAAAGCAGGAACAAGTTTCGTGTTAAACTGA
- a CDS encoding FKBP-type peptidyl-prolyl cis-trans isomerase, giving the protein MRKLHLTIFSALLISGLAGCSTQNVDPSSAYYDQNDADIQAYATAKGLNGKTTNTGLYYAITQPNTAGKLAVPGEEVEFTYKSYNLSGAFVDSTLKDRPVYYPLGIQSILAGLEEGLTLMHEGEKATFLIPSYLAYGNSANGANLPAYSVVRFDVQMNKSRTEDQQIRQHIAEKKLTVTDSSGTGLRIVKTVTNPTGATLAAGQTITIRYLGKQLRAASAFDSTGTGTFDAVLGQNKYVKGFEEGLSKLRVGEKATILFPSSIGYGTTGVVSNNRYVITPYAPLRFDLEVVSAK; this is encoded by the coding sequence ATGCGTAAGCTTCATTTAACTATTTTCAGTGCCTTATTGATCAGTGGACTAGCCGGTTGTTCAACGCAAAATGTTGACCCATCGAGTGCTTACTATGATCAGAACGATGCCGACATTCAGGCCTATGCTACCGCTAAAGGCTTGAACGGTAAGACAACAAACACAGGGCTGTATTATGCCATAACACAACCTAATACGGCTGGTAAGCTGGCTGTTCCTGGCGAAGAAGTAGAATTCACATACAAGTCCTATAACCTGAGCGGTGCCTTTGTTGACAGTACGCTAAAAGATAGGCCTGTCTACTATCCGCTCGGAATTCAATCGATTCTGGCTGGTCTGGAGGAAGGCTTGACGCTAATGCACGAAGGCGAAAAAGCTACCTTTCTGATTCCATCGTATCTGGCTTATGGCAATAGCGCCAATGGTGCTAATCTGCCGGCTTATTCGGTTGTTCGATTTGACGTGCAAATGAACAAATCCCGTACAGAAGATCAGCAGATCAGGCAGCATATTGCCGAAAAGAAATTAACCGTGACTGATTCTTCAGGGACGGGGCTGAGAATCGTTAAAACAGTAACCAATCCAACTGGTGCAACACTGGCCGCTGGTCAGACAATTACCATACGGTATTTAGGCAAACAGCTTCGTGCGGCTTCTGCTTTCGATAGTACCGGAACAGGTACATTTGACGCTGTTTTAGGGCAGAATAAGTACGTTAAAGGCTTTGAGGAAGGTTTATCAAAGCTTCGGGTTGGCGAAAAAGCAACGATATTATTTCCTTCATCGATTGGGTATGGAACAACGGGTGTTGTTAGCAATAATCGATATGTCATAACGCCTTATGCACCACTGCGTTTTGATCTGGAAGTAGTTTCTGCGAAGTAA
- a CDS encoding TonB-dependent receptor, whose protein sequence is MRYNYSMNHCMLSVILLLVTFSTALAQGVRGRITDAMTKASIPGATIVVVNSNVGTTADASGDYTLKLNPGSYSLRVSFVGYQTQSVTVNVSGNETVDVALTETTASLSEVVVTGTRSAGRVKTESPVPVDIISMQQLTTQAPQNNLNQILNMVAPSFTSNTATVADGTDHIDPAQLRGLGPDQVLVLLNGKRRHTSSLVNVNGTPGRGSVGTDLNAIPAFAIDRIEVLRDGAAAQYGSDAIAGIINVKMKESTGKLALSVYGGGNFSQGSNNFKGGMDGRNLQIDANYGVRIGKAGFINVTGSAQMRNSTSRAMPTTSTLFNRYNAIEYRTLQAGGNVNTLPTSIDAIKKGALGVTYFDAATQASIAGASTIADLRTILAPDVTDNELAARGLQRSDFNMRVGQSNLKSIQFFANSAIPINENHEFYAFGGYGRRTGDAAGFYRNPNQARAYTGIFINGFLPEIHSEIIDASFAAGFRGKLGSFNYDLSNTFGSNTFNYGVENTVNATLLDKSPTVFKAGGLNFKQNTINFDLSRKFGVLSGLNLAFGAEGRFESYRIKAGDENSWARYDVNGQVITTSTQVAPSDFFGSARPGGSQVFPGFRPENESATKDANRQSMALYADAELDVTSRWLVEGAVRFENYSDFGSTTNFKLATRYKLTNNINIRGAASTGFRAPSLAQIYFNSTSTQFVGGVPFEVGTFSNASRPAELLGIPKLKQEESRSISAGFTAKIPGANLTITADGYFIRINDRVILTDQFARPSNSAAPSPTFFFPEGTPQRQLQNLFDQANATAATFFSNAIDTESKGIDLVISHRATFGGGISLRSDLAGTVSQTKQVGDIKASKILADNGQINRYYSEMSRVYLQEAVPRAKFNLSNTLTLNKFDFFLRNVYFGKVTDPNTVDVNGDGIIGAIIVNGQAVENEHPVWGGRVITDLSIGYQVNNALKVVVGANNIFDIYPDKNYGPVSAKRPTGVDANGSIVYSAAATSVDLSNANQFVYSRNTSQFGMNGRFLFARLNFTF, encoded by the coding sequence ATGCGCTACAACTATTCTATGAATCATTGTATGTTAAGTGTCATCTTGTTACTGGTGACATTTTCAACAGCCCTGGCTCAGGGCGTTCGGGGCCGCATAACGGATGCAATGACCAAAGCGTCCATCCCAGGAGCAACGATTGTCGTTGTGAATTCAAACGTTGGAACTACTGCTGATGCCAGTGGCGACTATACGCTCAAATTGAATCCGGGGAGCTATAGCCTCCGTGTTAGTTTTGTCGGTTATCAAACCCAATCCGTTACTGTAAACGTTAGCGGTAATGAAACGGTAGATGTTGCTCTTACAGAAACAACAGCATCTTTATCCGAAGTGGTTGTAACAGGAACAAGAAGTGCAGGCCGTGTGAAAACTGAAAGCCCTGTTCCTGTTGATATCATCAGCATGCAACAGTTAACGACACAGGCTCCGCAGAACAACCTGAATCAAATTCTGAATATGGTTGCTCCTTCGTTTACGTCCAACACGGCAACAGTGGCCGACGGGACAGACCACATCGATCCTGCACAATTAAGAGGTTTAGGCCCTGATCAGGTGTTAGTGTTACTGAATGGCAAAAGAAGACATACATCGTCGTTGGTAAACGTGAACGGTACACCTGGCCGTGGTTCGGTAGGTACGGACTTAAATGCAATTCCTGCCTTTGCTATTGATCGAATCGAAGTTTTACGGGATGGAGCTGCCGCACAGTATGGATCTGATGCCATTGCCGGAATCATCAACGTAAAAATGAAAGAATCGACCGGGAAGTTAGCCTTATCCGTATATGGAGGTGGTAACTTTTCGCAAGGGTCAAACAACTTTAAAGGCGGAATGGATGGCAGAAATCTGCAAATAGACGCAAACTATGGCGTTCGCATTGGTAAAGCTGGGTTCATTAACGTTACGGGGTCGGCACAAATGAGAAATTCAACGAGTCGCGCCATGCCAACAACCAGTACGCTTTTCAACCGCTACAATGCCATTGAATATAGAACACTACAGGCAGGTGGAAATGTGAATACATTGCCTACTTCTATCGACGCGATCAAGAAAGGCGCTTTAGGGGTAACTTATTTCGATGCAGCTACGCAGGCCAGCATTGCAGGGGCAAGTACGATTGCCGATTTACGTACAATTCTTGCGCCCGACGTAACCGACAATGAATTGGCGGCCCGTGGACTGCAACGAAGTGATTTCAACATGCGTGTCGGTCAGTCCAATTTAAAGAGCATCCAGTTTTTCGCCAATTCTGCTATTCCCATCAATGAGAATCATGAGTTCTATGCGTTTGGTGGCTATGGTAGACGGACCGGAGATGCCGCTGGTTTCTACCGGAATCCTAACCAGGCACGTGCCTACACAGGTATTTTCATCAATGGGTTCCTGCCAGAAATTCATTCTGAAATTATTGATGCTTCATTTGCCGCCGGTTTTCGGGGAAAATTGGGCTCATTTAATTATGACCTGAGCAATACGTTTGGATCAAACACTTTTAACTATGGTGTAGAAAATACGGTAAATGCTACATTATTAGATAAGTCGCCAACTGTATTCAAGGCAGGCGGATTAAACTTCAAGCAAAACACGATTAACTTCGACCTGAGTCGCAAGTTCGGTGTACTTTCTGGCTTAAACCTGGCTTTTGGGGCAGAAGGTCGTTTTGAAAGCTACCGGATAAAGGCGGGTGATGAAAACTCGTGGGCCAGATACGACGTGAACGGGCAGGTAATTACGACGTCGACTCAGGTAGCGCCTTCTGATTTCTTTGGCAGTGCTCGTCCCGGTGGTTCACAAGTGTTTCCTGGGTTCAGGCCGGAAAACGAGAGTGCCACAAAAGATGCTAACCGGCAAAGCATGGCTCTGTATGCCGACGCTGAGTTAGACGTAACCAGCCGATGGCTGGTAGAAGGGGCAGTTCGGTTCGAGAATTATTCGGATTTTGGCAGCACAACCAATTTCAAATTAGCTACACGCTATAAACTGACCAACAACATCAACATTCGTGGAGCTGCTTCAACCGGGTTCCGCGCCCCTTCGCTGGCTCAGATTTACTTTAACTCAACGTCTACTCAATTTGTAGGGGGCGTTCCATTCGAGGTGGGTACATTCAGTAATGCGTCCAGGCCCGCCGAATTGCTGGGAATTCCGAAATTAAAACAGGAAGAGTCAAGAAGTATTAGCGCAGGCTTCACCGCGAAAATACCTGGCGCCAATTTAACAATTACGGCGGATGGTTATTTTATACGAATTAATGATCGGGTAATCCTGACCGATCAATTTGCAAGACCTTCGAATAGTGCAGCTCCTTCTCCTACATTCTTCTTTCCGGAAGGGACCCCTCAAAGACAATTACAAAATCTATTTGATCAGGCCAATGCTACTGCAGCTACGTTCTTCTCAAATGCGATTGACACCGAATCAAAAGGTATTGATTTAGTGATTTCACATCGGGCTACGTTTGGCGGTGGTATTTCTCTGAGAAGTGATTTAGCCGGTACGGTGTCACAAACAAAACAGGTTGGCGACATCAAGGCATCTAAAATTCTGGCCGACAATGGTCAGATTAACCGGTATTACTCAGAAATGTCAAGAGTTTATCTACAGGAAGCGGTGCCAAGAGCTAAATTTAACCTGAGCAATACGCTAACTCTGAATAAATTTGATTTCTTCCTGAGAAACGTGTATTTCGGTAAAGTTACAGACCCCAACACGGTTGATGTGAATGGAGATGGCATTATCGGTGCCATTATTGTGAATGGTCAGGCGGTTGAAAATGAACACCCGGTTTGGGGAGGAAGGGTAATTACTGATCTGTCAATTGGTTATCAAGTCAATAATGCCTTAAAAGTGGTTGTGGGAGCAAATAACATTTTTGATATTTATCCAGACAAAAACTATGGTCCTGTATCAGCTAAAAGACCAACTGGCGTAGATGCCAATGGTAGCATTGTTTATAGTGCGGCCGCCACTTCGGTTGATCTTTCCAATGCCAATCAATTCGTGTATTCGAGAAATACTTCACAATTTGGTATGAATGGCCGATTCCTGTTCGCCCGTTTAAACTTTACATTTTAA